One Pseudomonadota bacterium genomic window, CATCGGATAACTGACTCCCTGCATCTATCCTTTTTACCAGCTCAGGGAGATTATCGTTTATGCGCCGGCAGATGTGCTCTGCTGCCGCCGGGATATCGGCCAATGGCAGTTCATCGAAAAACCCTTCGGACACCGCCACCAAGGCACTAATCTGATCAGCAACCGACAGGGGGGCATACTGCGACTGCTTTAAAATTTCCCGCACCCGTCGTCCCCGCTCGATGGCTTTGCCGGTTTCCTCATCCAGCCGGGCACCAAAGCGAGAAAAGGCCTCCAGCTCCACAAACTGGGAATAGGAAAGCCGCAGATCACCCGCAACCTTCCGGTAGGCGGCCAGCTGGGTTTTGCCGCCGACCCGGGATACCGATTTACCCACATCCACTGCCGGCATAATGCCCTTTTGAAAAAGGTTTGGGTCCAGGTAGATTTGGCCATCAGTGATGGAAATGATATTGGTGGGAATATAAGCAGAGATATTCTGGGCCTCGGTTTCCACAATCGGCAGCGCGGTCATGGAACCGCCGCCACGTTCCAGGCTTAAATGGGTAAACCTCTCCAAGAGGCGGGAGTGGATATAAAAAATATCGCCTGGAAATGCTTCCCGACCGGGCGGGCGTCGCAACAGCAGGGAAATTTCCCGATAAGCCCGGGCGTGATGGGTCAAATCGTCAAAAACAACCAGCACATCCCGGCCCTGTTCCATAAAATATTCCCCGATACTGGTGGCTGCATAGGGGCTGATAAACTGCACACCGGGGGGAGCGTTTTCCGTGGCAACAACAACGACGCAGTACTCCATCGCCTGATGCTCCCGCAGGGAGGCAATCACTCTGGCAACGGACGTTACCCGCTTGCCGATGGCGCAGTAGATACAGATAACGTCTTTATCTTTCTGATTAATGATCGTATCCACCGCAATAGCGGTTTTGCCGGTTTGCCGATCCCCCAGGATAAGTTCCCGCTGCCCCCGGCCAATGGGAATCAGGGCATCAATAACTTTCAACCCGGTTTGCAGCGGCACTTTGACCGGCGCCCGATCCATGATCGCTGGAGCCGGCCGTTCCACCGGCAGCCGCTCCGTCAATAAAATTTTGCCGGCATTATCCAAAGGCCGGCCCTGGGGATTGATGACCCGCCCGAGCAGCGCTTCGCCAACCGGAATATCCAGGACCCGTACGGTCCGCCGAACTTCGCTGCCGGCCCGCAATCCTTCACTTTCATCCAGCAGGACA contains:
- a CDS encoding alternate F1F0 ATPase, F1 subunit alpha, producing MNDENKVLELSLAQSSATLEQVLETYNPELRLEKVGTIASVGSGIVQVNGLKGVKADEVLSFPGNRLGMASNLDAHEIGVVLLDESEGLRAGSEVRRTVRVLDIPVGEALLGRVINPQGRPLDNAGKILLTERLPVERPAPAIMDRAPVKVPLQTGLKVIDALIPIGRGQRELILGDRQTGKTAIAVDTIINQKDKDVICIYCAIGKRVTSVARVIASLREHQAMEYCVVVVATENAPPGVQFISPYAATSIGEYFMEQGRDVLVVFDDLTHHARAYREISLLLRRPPGREAFPGDIFYIHSRLLERFTHLSLERGGGSMTALPIVETEAQNISAYIPTNIISITDGQIYLDPNLFQKGIMPAVDVGKSVSRVGGKTQLAAYRKVAGDLRLSYSQFVELEAFSRFGARLDEETGKAIERGRRVREILKQSQYAPLSVADQISALVAVSEGFFDELPLADIPAAAEHICRRINDNLPELVKRIDAGSQLSDDDLESMRQVMKKDQEKITPEMQG